One window of the Ictidomys tridecemlineatus isolate mIctTri1 chromosome 11, mIctTri1.hap1, whole genome shotgun sequence genome contains the following:
- the LOC144368658 gene encoding vomeronasal type-1 receptor 90-like: MNITNKVYDYTGIRNAFFSEVGLGISANSILLLFHIFTFLLQHRLKPTDLIIGLLALVHIGMMTILGYIATDVALSQDFWDDIKCKLVIYLHRFLRGFSICATCLLSILQAITLSPRSSCLAKFKHKSPQQTLCVLVFLWAFYMSLSAHFSLSSNAIPNVTSNVIVFITEPCKIVQMSYFFRHLFSVLGVFRDVFLIGLMALSSGYMVALLCRHRRHVQHLHNTRPSPKASPVQRATWTILLLMSLFVLMYCLDNIFSSSRTTGNNDPVYYHIHMMVANGYATTSPMLLICTEKQIINFLKSLWVKIAHT; the protein is encoded by the coding sequence ATGAATATCACCAACAAAGTCTATGATTATACTGGCAtaagaaatgcatttttctcCGAAGTTGGCCTTGGGATCTCAGCCAACTCCATCCTTCTTCTCTTCCACATCTTCACCTTCCTCCTCCAGCACAGGCTCAAGCCTACTGACCTGATCATTGGTCTCTTGGCCCTAGTCCACATAGGGATGATGACAATTTTGGGGTACATAGCTACAGATGTTGCTCTTTCTCAGGATTTTTGGGATGACATCAAGTGTAAATTGGTGATCTACTTGCACAGGTTTCTGAGGGGCTTCTCCATTtgtgccacctgcctgctgagtATCCTCCAGGCcatcaccctcagccccagaagctcctgCTTGGCCAAGTTCAAACATAAATCCCCACAGCAGACCCTGTGTGTCCTTGTTTTCCTGTGGGCCTTCTATATGTCCTTGAGTGCTCACTTCTCCTTGTCCTCTAATGCTATTCCCAATGTGACCTCAAATGTGATTGTGTTTATTACTGAACCCTGCAAAATTGTTCAAATGAGTTACTTCTTCAggcatttattttctgtattaggTGTATTCCGGGATGTCTTTCTCATAGGGTTAATGGCCCTCTCAAGTGGGTACATGGTGGCCCTCCTGTGCAGGCATAGGAGACACGTCCAGCACCTTCACAACACCAGGCCTTCTCCAAAGGCATCCCCCGTGCAGAGGGCCACCTGGACCATCCTGCTGCTCATGAGTTTATTTGTGCTCATGTACTGTTTGGACAACATCTTCTCCTCCTCAAGAACTACAGGGAACAATGACCCAGTTTATTATCATATCCATATGATGGTGGCCAATGGCTATGCCACAACCAGTCCTATGCTGCTGATCTGCACTGAAAAACAAATCATTAACTTTTTGAAATCTTTGTGGGTGAAGATAGCGCATACTTAA